The nucleotide window GCGTCTTCCAGTACTTTTCTTTCCATTACTTTAGGTATTAAATATTTAATACCCTTTAAAGTTAAAGAAGTTTCATGAAGGTATATAGCGTAATCTTCTCCATCAAATACCTTACGTAAATAACCAGTAATCCCAGCAAATTGATCGTGAAACAGTGCGGGACCCTTAATAATTCTAGACGCCTTAACTATAAGATCTAAATCCACAGTTGCCTCATCACCCCTATTTTTAGCGTAAATTTCCGTTATCCTCCTAAAGAGAGGTGTGAGAAATCCTTTCTCTCCTTTCCTTCTCAAGAATTCAACGTATATTCCACTGAGATCGTAATTGTAGAAGGATTCTCTATATACTAATAATTTAGCCTTAGCGTTCCTAGCCTGTTCCACTGCAATTCTGGCAACTCCTCCATTCCATAAAACTCTTAAAGCGATGGTAAACATCACATATTATCTAAAAAAGGGCGTAAATATAAAAGTTAACCTAACTTTCTCCCGTTTGTCCTTACACTTTCATTTCACTCATTTTATTAAGTGTAGGGACTTAGCCCTCAACCACCTTTTAGGTGGGTCATGGGAGCCCAACAGCACGGGGCTCACATCTCTATAATTTGGGCATAGCCCACATCGGTGTGAGAGATCATCTTTTTATCAACAAAAGCATTATAAACTAATATAAAAAGTTTTCTATTAACATGAAGAGTGTGTCCAATTATTTTTGTTTTTTGTATAAAATTTTAGTAGGGCGGTGAGATGGTAATATAATATGAGAAGCAAGTTGGAACGCCTCATCGCCCTTAAGTTATGTTTTTCATTAAACATTTCCCCTCGTACTAGGGATGAAGTTGCAAGAGTTTTATCAGCCTGTTGAGGAGGGTCGAGGCATTATTTCACGTATTGTGTCGGAGGAAGTTGGGCGAGTACCCTCACCCTATGCTTTTGATGAGAATTAGGGTAGTCAATAACTCAGTTTATTGGGTCGTGAGGGATTTAAACACGGTATTTGTGGTCTGAGACTAGGATTAAACTTTGAGGGATTAAGCTTGACTGGTAAAATACTTCACGACGGTGGACCTTGGTATACTTTCTGCTTTTGGTGCAAAGCATGAGACATTCAGTGAACTTGGTAGAACAAGCAGAAGTTTGAAGTTAAGGCTTGCAAATTGGTAAACACTTCCTACACAACGCTTCAATAATGAGGTGGATTAAGACGTTCTTTACTTTATACAACCTATTACAACAAGGTGAATAAAATTGTTGGACACACTCGCTGAGTAGTACAAAAATTTATTAAAACGTAGGCTTAAAATAACGTATGGAAAGTCGCAACGTGGTTCTAAACTTTAACTCTGTGAGTAATGCTCAAACCCCTTACACTACTTACTCCTTCTCTTCCTCAAATACAATTGTTATTGATAACAAATCTGGCATCATAATAAGGTTCAAGCCTCACTGGACAAGAGTGGAGTACCACGAAGGAAAGGTAATTATTTACCGAGACGAAGACGGAAGCGTAAGTATCGTCGAGGTAGAATACGAAGATGAGTGAGGCCGTTTATACATTTGACGTGACTCTAATTAAACCTACCGTGTTCAAGTTCACAATTGGGGAGGAAATAGTCACCGTAATGCTTTATCTCATCCCTCAAGCTGTTATAATTTCAGAAAAAGAAGAAGAAGGAAAGAAACTTCCCTCAGTAGTATCGATGGGCACCCTCACTGTAGTGTCTAATAAGCCAAAAATGGGTGAGTTATGCTCTGCAGATAAGTTCTCAAGGCACACGCCTTTTATTCCAAAAATAGAAATTGTGAGCAATGGAGTGACTGAGGTTAAAGTTAACTATATGAAGATTAAGATTAGCGCAAAAGTCACTAACGTTAACGTTTACCCAGATTTGAGAGATAGTTTGGGAAACCCGTGTGTGAACGTTTCATGGATTCAATTGATAAGTGTAGAATAGAGTGCAAATTCGTTGAGAACAAGGATAAAAGGGAGTTTCTTGCTGAAAGGCTTAACAATCTCACGAGGTATTTAGAGAGAATATGCAGGGCTCTAAACGACGTCTGTAAAAATTCGGCAACAGTGTCTTGTTACCAGTGCTTTGACGAGGTAAACAAGGCTTATAATACTGCCGTCTGTGAGGATTCGTGCAAGGGGAAAAGTAGGTTATCGTTTTGCTTCTTACTGAGTGAGGGGCTAATACTTAATGTTATAGCAGAAGACGAAGGAGGATGCAGAACAATAATTACTTTTTACCCCATTAATAGAGACCGTGAAAGGACTATAGAAAAGAAGTGCGATAAAATATTCAACCAGGTTTAAACGAGAGACTATAAGTGAAGTCAATCGAGAGAAACCATCAACTTACGATAAGACCACATGTTCACTGTAAACTTATTACCCTTCTCCTGCACAATGTTAAATGGATAACCTAGATAAATTGTTGACACTCCTAGTTCGTGGAGTGTTTCAATAAGGTGAGAAGCTAAGTTACGATATAGATGAGTGAGCCTCCTAGTTAGTTTCTTAAAAAACCTCCTCTTTTCCCTCAACAATTCTAGGTACGCATCATATTCACCAATGTTTCTGGTTCTGTCAGCTAACGATTGCACTTCTGAAATCCTTCTTTGGAAGTAAAAGTAGTCCTCCTTTGTTCTAACACCCTTATACAACAACCAAGTTCCGTCGTTAACTACTACACTAGCTATTACGTTGATGCCTAGATCGATTGAAGTTACTTTGTTTCCCTTTGGTTTGGAAATCTGGATGGACTTTCTCTCACCCTTGACGACGTGCTTACTCTTCTTTCCAGTTTCCTCAACACCTACTTCAATTGGTATGTGAGCATACCAAGCGTTCTTGGTCTCGTCAAAAATTATTTCTAATCTACCTTGTTTACCATACCATTTGAGTCTACCGACAAAGTCTATCTCCATGTTAAAGTCCTTGTGATTTCCAGCATCTACCTTGTAACGATCTTGTCTAACAACTAGTATTTGCTTTCTTTTCCCTGCTTCTCTGTCCTTCCAGTATCTAGGCGGAGAAACGCGGTTCATGTGTGGTGGTAGTTTTCTTTCCTTCTTCAGTTTTAACAAGGAGAAGAAGGATGACCACGCTTCATTATTCTTCTGAAGGACAGCTTGAGCATTAACACCCAGTATAGTCTTGTACTTCTCGTAGTATTTGTTCCACGTTCCCTTAAAGTCTACTTTCCCTTCGTGAAAGAATTGTTGCCTCCTTTCGAAGTTAACTTCGTTGAAGAGCTTTGCAGAGAGATTAGCTAACCTCCTCAGCTTTCTTTCTTGAAAACCATTTGGAAGAAGACGTACTACATTGGTTCTTCGATTTGAGTATTTAACTTCGTAGACACCCTCCTCTGGCATTGCGGGAGTAGGAGTCGGCTCCCGCTCCTCATCCCCTAAGAGTTGACCAGAGGAGGGTGCCATAACTACTCGTTATTGCTGAAGTTTAAATAGCTTTACCCTGCCCCTAGAAGGGGCGAGGTTTTTCCTTTTTAATAAGAAGATTGTTATAGAGTCAAATGTTCAAGAGAATATTAGTAGGATTTGATGGTTCTAAGGAATCTTTAAAGGCGTTAAATTTAGCTCACCACTTCAAGTCATTAGCTGAGAATTTGCAAAAGAAGTATCCTAGAAGGATTCTACACAGAATTAGTTCTTTTCATCAAAAGGCTAAACGAATTATGGAAGACTTCTCTAGGAAAGTGGGTTGTTGAGATTGCTGAGAAATTGGGTGCCAACGTTATAAAGTTGGAGGACTTGAAGAACCTCATTAAGAACGTTAATAAACTGCCAGCTGAGTTTCACGATAAACTCTATTTGATGCAATATCGTCGTATTCAGTATTGGATAGAATGGCAGGCTAAGAAGCACGGAATGATTGTTAAATATGTTAATCCATAGGTACTCTTCCGTCTCTTGTCCAAAGTGTGGTAAGAAGATGGTTGAGATTGCTTTTCGCTGCCCCTCGTTTGATCGTGACGTCGTTGCTATCACGAATTTAAACAAGGGTGGTTCTCTGGACCACCCGACTGCCCACCAGATGAGGGATGCCGACAGTTTTCGACAAACTATGAAGTTTAAATACTTTGCGTAATTATATTATTAAGGATACGTTATGCAGGTTGTAGAATATTCGATATCAACATATCTACCCAGAGACGTAGTTTACTTTGACGGAACCTCCGTTACGTTACCTCACGAATATGTAATAAAGGAAGGTAATTTAAGACTGTTTGTTCCAAAAAATAAGATTAATGATGTAGTTAATGCTTTAAAGAGTGCAGGGTTTAAAGGTGAGAAATACTCTTTATCGACAAAGTTTTTCAACATCTGGGAACTTCACGTCAGAATATATGATGATGGCTTTATTGACGCTCATTTTGAAGTCAGTAGGGACTATCTTGAACACTTGACGTATCCCACAATCCCTTCAATTTATGAAGTATTTGAAATCTACAGAACAGTTTATGATAAATTACACATCTTTGACAACGGTGCTAAGAAATGGATTAAAGAAGTAAAGACGCACTACTTTGTAACCTTAAACCCACCCAGATCAATAACAGCTTTGCAGCCAATAACAGTCAGTGTAGGAGCTTTAAGTGCAATTGGAATCTTAGCTTATCTTCTCTCGAGACTAGATAAGGGAGAGGATAATATTAGGGAAGTTGTAGAAAAAGCCTTGGATGAGGCAATAAAGGAGAAGGAAAAAGAAAGGCTTAGAGAAACTGCGCTAAAAATTAAGGAACTTATGAAAGACGTGAACGAGGAAGAATGGGCAACAGTCATAAGGGAAAATAGGAATGAAAGGTAACGGGTTTTTATTCGACGCTTCAGCTTTATACCCACTTTTAGACTACATCGACAAGATTGACGTCAAGAAAATTTATATACTTACCTTGACTTTTTACGAGGTAGGAAACGCGATATGGAAAGAGTATTATATACACAAGAAGGTAAAGGACCCAATAACCCTTTCTATGCTTTTTAACGATTTACTTAGGCGCTTTAACGTAGTAGAAGACCCACCTTTAGATAAGGTAATGAAGGTCGCTATAGACAAGGGTTTAACTTATTATGATGCGTCTTACGTATACGTTGCTGAGTCTTTAGGCCTCACTCTAGTATCTAACAATCGTGAGTTGATAAGAAAGGCCAACGCTATTACATTAGAGGAGTTGATAAAAGGGGTTTAATGGGAGCTAACAACAGCAGCATTAAGTGAGATCATCAGTAACCTACCGTTTGTCCCTACACTTTCATTTCACTCATTTTATTAATCATGATCAAGTGTAGGGACTTAGCCCTCAACCACCTGCACGACAGGTGGGTCATGAGACTCCTTAGAGCCCAACGGCACGGGGCTCACATCTCCAGCCCTTTTCCTCAAATTATATAACGCAACAACATCCCTATGCCACCTCTCTCCTCCCTTCCCACAAACACCAACCCTTGGGGCAGAGCCCCCATCGGGCTGATAAATAATCTTCGACCCGTGAACAGGGCAAATAGAAGAAGTATAAGAAGGATCAACCAAGATTACGGGAACACCAAACTCCCTAGCCTTCTCAACAATAGCATTTTTCATTGAAGAAAATGCCGAACGATAAATCCTCAACCTAAGCTGTTTATCCTTCACACCCTTAACCATATGCTCCGGAACCCCCCTTGGCAAATCCTCCAAGACTATAGCACTCCTACTCCCAAAAGCCTCCTTAACAATCAACTTAGCAAACTTCCTCCTAACATCAAGCTTCTTATCCCTCTCCCTCAACTTTCTCCTAACCTCCCTATCCTTAGTAGACCTACCATTAGTTATCGACCTCCTTTTATACTCATAACCCAGAGTAATCATCCTAGTGTTAGTCTCTAAAAGTATCGGTTTCCCATTAATTAATACAGAGACTGAATCCTCATTCAAATCAACTGGAATAAAACCCCTTGGATCGTAAGATTTAACATCCTTCTTAAAAACTATAAAGAACTCTACAACATTCCCCTTCAACAGTTTAAACCTAGCCCCACTAGCAATTAACCAATTGTCGTTATAATACCTCCAGAAGATCTTTGGAAAGATTGGGGAAATGCAAACCCTACCCCTCTTAGT belongs to Saccharolobus solfataricus and includes:
- a CDS encoding RNA-guided endonuclease InsQ/TnpB family protein — translated: MAPSSGQLLGDEEREPTPTPAMPEEGVYEVKYSNRRTNVVRLLPNGFQERKLRRLANLSAKLFNEVNFERRQQFFHEGKVDFKGTWNKYYEKYKTILGVNAQAVLQKNNEAWSSFFSLLKLKKERKLPPHMNRVSPPRYWKDREAGKRKQILVVRQDRYKVDAGNHKDFNMEIDFVGRLKWYGKQGRLEIIFDETKNAWYAHIPIEVGVEETGKKSKHVVKGERKSIQISKPKGNKVTSIDLGINVIASVVVNDGTWLLYKGVRTKEDYFYFQRRISEVQSLADRTRNIGEYDAYLELLREKRRFFKKLTRRLTHLYRNLASHLIETLHELGVSTIYLGYPFNIVQEKGNKFTVNMWSYRKLMVSLD
- a CDS encoding type II toxin-antitoxin system VapC family toxin, encoding MKGNGFLFDASALYPLLDYIDKIDVKKIYILTLTFYEVGNAIWKEYYIHKKVKDPITLSMLFNDLLRRFNVVEDPPLDKVMKVAIDKGLTYYDASYVYVAESLGLTLVSNNRELIRKANAITLEELIKGV